Proteins from a genomic interval of Antedon mediterranea chromosome 5, ecAntMedi1.1, whole genome shotgun sequence:
- the LOC140048776 gene encoding uncharacterized protein has translation MVLLKLLTIISCLVCYISGQEYKCRYLYGTNCSVVEAYTSREYVGGVMQYDCKPTLPSCSSISECRRILLTFTSSPLEFETTLFITIGLYTLKFNNESQEFHQEYIDISPDENTEYIIEFGCQTNRREHVSVSLYDLQIECVDGECETSKASYVSIPIILIGLVVVAVVLIKRRQKRIKEEAKKQFDRENPDYQSLQKNRGSQKYQLPSMWRNRNKRTASSASDRVYEVCGKVVGQPAKQDKSSSNGDYDYDYAYARTNAARKGFEDSGGYLKPNADDLDEDAYLKPSPSSTKKTTGINGSSVVQKGYLKPSQSNSLSQNDSDDNSSSDYEYVEPDSDVIKHSTNKTSSKDENRKSAGPQNKPVIPKKPAVQVKTSNTIRSAESSPIVKRPQPSPRTRKRESDSTQNDYLSIVEPDLPNQKSIKT, from the exons AATACAAATGTAGATATCTGTATGGTACCAACTGTTCCGTTGTTGAAGCCTACACCTCTAGAGAATATGTCGGTG GTGTAATGCAATATGATTGTAAGCCTACTCTACCAAGCTGTAGCAGTATTTCTGAGTGTAGAAGGATTTTACTAACATTCACGAGCAGTCCTTTGGAATTTGaaacaactttatttattaCGATCGGACTGTATACATTGAAATTCAATAACGAATCACAAGAATTTCATCAagaatatattgatataagcccAGATGAAAATACTGAATATATT ATCGAATTTGGATGTCAAACCAATCGTAGAGAACATGTAAGTGTCTCTTTATACGATTTACAAATCGAATGCGTGGACGGTGAATGTGAGACGAGCAAGGCTTCTTACGTCTCCATTCCCATTATACTGATAGGCCTGGTTGTTGTAGCAGTTGTGTTGATAAAAAGACGACAAAAAAG AATCAAAGAAGAAGCCAAAAAGCAATTTGATAGAGAAAATCCAGATTACCAGAGTTTGCAAAAGAACAGAGGTTCCCAGAAATACCAGTTGCCATCGATGTGGAGAAACCGAAATAAAAGAACCGCAAGCTCCGCTTCTGATCGAGTGTATGAAGTATGCGGCAAAGTTGTTGGACAACCAGCAAAGCAAGATAAGTCATCATCAAACGgtgattatgattatgattacgCGTATGCACGCACAAACGCGGCACGCAAAGGCTTTGAAGATTCCGGTGGATATTTAAAACCGAACGCAGACGACCTAGATGAAGACGCGTACTTAAAGCCAAGTCCGTCGTCGACAAAGAAAACGACAGGAATAAATGGTAGCAGTGTTGTTCAAAAAGGCTATTTAAAGCCGTCCCAAAGCAACTCATTGTCGCAAAATGACAGCGACGACAATTCGTCGTCGGACTACGAGTATGTTGAACCCGATAGCGATGTAATAAAACATTCTACGAATAAGACGTCTTCAAAAGATGAAAATCGTAAAAGCGCTGGTCCACAAAACAAACCAGTCATTCCAAAGAAACCTGCAGTACAAGTAAAGACTTCGAATACAATACGATCTGCCGAATCATCACCGATTGTAAAACGACCGCAACCGAGTCCCCGGACTCGCAAACGGGAAAGTGATTCGACTCAAAATGACTATTTGTCAATAGTAGAACCAGATTTACCGAACCAAAAGTCAATAAAAACATAA